In one Vibrio sp. VB16 genomic region, the following are encoded:
- a CDS encoding DODA-type extradiol aromatic ring-opening family dioxygenase, translating to MKKFAKMPVLFISHGSPMMAVERSKTSVFLEQLGKTLSIPKAIVVFSAHLDSADEIIITSGTKPQTIHDFYGFPPSLYQVDYPAPGDPVLAETIAAKFNQVGLATTLSDKQGWDHGVWIPLRLMFPEANVPVVQISISSRVGAAKNFEYGNSISELREQGILIVGSGGISHNLAELVNPVPTKNRTEMVGEFTRWVHDKLLNRDIDSLLNYEQEAPFARFNHPTQEHFLPLLAALGGSDFQDVKRLHQAIEMDVLAMDAYLFS from the coding sequence ATGAAAAAATTCGCAAAAATGCCCGTCTTATTTATCTCGCACGGCTCACCCATGATGGCCGTTGAAAGATCAAAAACATCCGTATTTTTGGAGCAGCTTGGTAAGACATTATCAATACCTAAAGCGATTGTAGTGTTCTCAGCGCATCTAGATAGTGCGGATGAGATAATAATTACGAGTGGAACAAAACCACAGACTATTCATGATTTTTATGGCTTTCCACCGTCACTATATCAAGTCGATTATCCTGCGCCGGGAGATCCGGTTCTTGCAGAAACGATTGCGGCGAAGTTTAATCAAGTTGGTCTAGCTACAACGTTAAGTGACAAACAAGGGTGGGACCACGGTGTTTGGATACCACTACGACTTATGTTCCCTGAAGCAAATGTTCCCGTTGTGCAAATATCGATAAGCAGCAGAGTAGGTGCCGCGAAGAATTTTGAATATGGAAATAGTATTTCTGAGTTGCGTGAACAAGGCATATTAATTGTGGGTTCTGGTGGCATAAGCCACAATTTAGCTGAACTCGTTAACCCGGTTCCGACAAAAAATCGCACAGAAATGGTCGGTGAATTTACCCGTTGGGTACATGATAAATTGTTGAATAGAGACATAGACTCGCTGCTAAATTACGAACAAGAGGCACCATTTGCGCGTTTTAATCACCCCACTCAAGAACATTTTTTGCCATTACTTGCCGCGTTAGGTGGCAGTGATTTTCAGGATGTTAAACGGCTGCATCAGGCTATAGAAATGGACGTACTGGCAATGGATGCGTACTTATTCAGTTGA
- a CDS encoding DUF1289 domain-containing protein has product MSDSKQKKGESIESESPCSPCIRHCCLDEEDICLGCHRSLSEIMQWSESSNESKRHILNLANARGLSRMENEKLRYK; this is encoded by the coding sequence ATGAGTGATTCAAAGCAAAAGAAGGGTGAGTCTATTGAATCAGAATCCCCTTGTTCACCTTGCATTCGACACTGTTGCTTAGATGAAGAAGACATCTGCTTGGGCTGCCATCGAAGTCTGTCCGAAATTATGCAATGGTCCGAATCTTCAAACGAATCAAAACGTCATATCCTCAATCTAGCGAATGCCAGAGGGTTATCTCGAATGGAAAACGAAAAGTTAAGGTATAAATAA
- a CDS encoding DoxX family protein, producing MKIKMITKVLSSKSGISTLILRVPLGLILVAHGAQKLFSWFGGYGLEGTGQWMASIGFEPGYVMALLAGSGEFFGGLALIFGFLTRPAALIVAFTMAMAMSVHIGNGLFVANNGYEYALLLAVAALSLVFQGAGRYSMDQLMLNKIEKQ from the coding sequence ATGAAAATTAAAATGATTACAAAAGTATTGTCATCAAAATCTGGTATTTCAACACTAATATTACGCGTGCCGCTTGGTCTTATTCTTGTTGCTCATGGTGCTCAAAAGTTGTTCAGTTGGTTTGGTGGTTATGGTCTAGAAGGGACTGGACAGTGGATGGCAAGTATCGGCTTTGAACCAGGATATGTAATGGCCCTACTGGCAGGCAGCGGAGAGTTTTTTGGCGGCTTGGCGTTGATATTTGGATTTTTAACACGACCCGCTGCGTTAATTGTTGCTTTTACTATGGCAATGGCGATGTCGGTTCATATTGGCAACGGGTTATTTGTTGCAAACAATGGATATGAGTATGCATTACTGCTTGCCGTCGCGGCGTTATCTCTGGTCTTTCAGGGGGCGGGTCGATATTCGATGGATCAATTGATGCTCAATAAGATTGAAAAACAATAG